Within Rhipicephalus microplus isolate Deutch F79 chromosome 9, USDA_Rmic, whole genome shotgun sequence, the genomic segment ctgtataCATAAATATGTACCATTAACATTAAGCGTATGCACTCTGGAAGCATGCATCGGAGTATTAGAAATTGAGGTGCCAAGGTGTTTGTACGGCGACCTGAAACCAGAATGGCCCAAAAGCCTGCTTTGGAGCTACTGAATACACAAACATTTAGTAACATCAAGAGAGCAGATGGAATCAATGGGTAAAGTAGCATATacactatttttttttcggggagtgTTCAACTATACCTTATGTATGATTATGCGTGCTTTATATGCGTACATGTATAAACACACagccaaaatataaaaaaactgcAGAGGGGAGTTTGTGGGCTTGAATCCCCCTGACCCTACCCAGGTTGCGCCTTTGattaatggcgaattccattgagagaacaggagtaagGGTGCCGAGCAGAGAGGAGTAgggggcagagcactgagagccGCGTCACTcgacctgccactggaatgcggcacACCTCCGCAGAGCAGGTGTGAGGGAATAAAAAGGCGAGTGAGGAGAAAGGTTGTGCATCCCAGCGTCCTCTGCTGCAAAACACGTGCGGTCTGATCCGGACGGGCAAGGAAAGCACGTGTGGCAGTGGTTGGTACAGCGCACTCGCTTGCGCGCTATCCTGCAAAGCTGCTGCTTCGTATACTACTACATGATGGACTCGGAAGCTCAGCGCATCCTACTGTCTTTAATTCAACACCAGGCACCATCTAGTACGGAAGGTAAAGTGAAtttgattgctttttatttgtttcagcgCACTTGTCGCGCATGCAGCATGCAATGCATTCTTGCGCGCGTGGACCTAAGCCCACTATTCTTTATCATATCAGAAAAACACCGTGGATATGACAGCTTTATCAGACTGTTCATGCAGTTACCAGCTGCTGCTGTCATCAGCAGTTAACAAAACGTAAACAATTCTAGAAGTACTGCAGTACACTATCCTGTTGCCAAGTTTCCTTGCATGAGTAATTAATCCTTAATTCAAAACAAACTTACATTGCAGACCCCTCCATCAGCAACAGAATGATTCGCAGCGTTTTAAGAAAAGTAACTGCGAAGTGGCGTGTAGCAAGTGTCACGTGGGTGCAGCTAAGTATTGCACGCagtaacaatttatttttatttctgatttttaaGTGGCTAATGTCTCCAGACGGCAGATCAGCATCCCACGTGATACGGTGAAGCCATACATCTCCTCGGAAGCACGATTTCTTATCGCAGGGTCGAGATGCTACGTATGAtaagcgatatttttttttaattatcagtGATTTGTGCAGTGTTTCATGCAGCCCTGTAACATGATGAATTGACTTTTTTagaatttgttttttgcttgctctAATCCGCTTACCTTCGAGTGTAAGGCATCCGAGTTTGCATAATGTAGCTGACTACTTGAGAAACCATTTTCATTATATAACTGATTTGATTACATTTCCATCATTGTGTGAAAACAGATGCAGTTCTGCGTACAAATATGGCTGGCGATGTGCCAAGGCGAGGGAGCGAAGAAATGCGCATGGAGCTCAGATTGCCATGCGTTGAAACAGGAGGTGGTAAGTATTAGTATTAACATTATTGCGAGGCACTACATTTACTGCTCATTTATATTTTTTAGATGGCACAGATACTCTGCACCTGCCAGCTCCCACTGCATCAAGATCAGCTGACGGGGAGACTGGTGCTCAAAGCAAGCCATCAGGCTCCAGGAGAGGAGGTGGAGGCAAGTATATTAACACTGAGTGTCTACAATTGCCTCAGCAAGTGTTCTTGGGTAAATCTAACAAGCATGCATCAGAGCGTGTAAAAGTGTACTTGTAGGAGTGATCcttaaatgacaaaaaaaaaaagagagcatggAAAGCAGACCACTACAATTACTGGAAGACTGGCACaatttgcatattgcatttacatGCACAATACCAGAACTTATCACTTATGTATGTTTGCTAGTCTGCGCAAATGCTTGTTTTGTTGATTAATGCTTGCTGATTGATAATTAAGCTCAAGTGACCGTGCTGTGTGTTAAATTATTCAATTATAAGTAATGCCTGCACAATGACCGACAGTTTCCCAATAAACCATTTATGTGTTGGTTCTTTCTTATTCTAGCTGCTGAATGGACAGAGGGGCAAACAAGGCTGCTCCTAGAGTACTACCTCAAATATTTCCCTCAGATTGGCCCATTTAAAAAATTCAAAAACAGGAAGCAAGCCTTTAAACAAATATCGATGGACATCGAGGCTGTGCTTGGCATAGCCAAAACCCCAGAACAGTGTGAAAATAGGTACAAAACAGTAATTAGGCGTCGGAAGGCGTCTTCCGACCATAACAAAAGGTCTGGTGCTTCACCCACCCCTGTGCCTTTTGACGACgaggtgaaaaaaattgaaagcattGATGACAGCATTGAACCGGAGGTAGAGCGAGA encodes:
- the LOC119170045 gene encoding uncharacterized protein LOC119170045, whose amino-acid sequence is MMDSEAQRILLSLIQHQAPSSTEDAVLRTNMAGDVPRRGSEEMRMELRLPCVETGGDGTDTLHLPAPTASRSADGETGAQSKPSGSRRGGGAAEWTEGQTRLLLEYYLKYFPQIGPFKKFKNRKQAFKQISMDIEAVLGIAKTPEQCENRYKTVIRRRKASSDHNKRSGASPTPVPFDDEVKKIESIDDSIEPEVERDASGATFKASPESPAVLSPANTTEENKTQSSNPDTKPRVGTARLAHMQLFFTEMRALQEEKEAQKAARRQEKENRRAERQAERQVLREERRKMHEEKMEILRQAFGLPK